One window from the genome of Alnus glutinosa chromosome 13, dhAlnGlut1.1, whole genome shotgun sequence encodes:
- the LOC133854670 gene encoding uncharacterized protein LOC133854670 — MALFLPHTFPSRHLTRSSSLSLVNCSFKSRAPTNAPIPARDRVIDFGKHKGKMLGTLPSTYLKWVSDNLRARDFEQWANLADQVLQDPVYKDRIEWEFAENLLTGNNNNIISLRNGSAVSELLEISERFGWDNGDKVGWSRVSFELLGTSKGGRIPRVSKNGGKERELGVNKREKVEDLSKGEERRRERRERMKMKTEGRKECKVYEKSYGDDVMTVHERDRGNSRQDGMMENYNPFPGREALLKKVLNHKRSL, encoded by the coding sequence ATGGCCCTCTTTCTTCCCCACACTTTTCCTTCGCGTCATCTCACTCGTTCTTCTTCTCTCAGTCTCGTTAATTGCTCTTTCAAATCCAGAGCACCCACCAATGCGCCAATCCCAGCAAGAGACCGAGTCATAGACTTCGGAAAACACAAGGGCAAAATGTTGGGAACCCTCCCTTCAACCTACCTCAAATGGGTCTCCGACAACCTCCGAGCCCGCGATTTCGAGCAGTGGGCAAATCTAGCGGACCAAGTCCTCCAAGACCCGGTTTACAAAGATCGGATCGAGTGGGAGTTCGCTGAGAATCTACTGACCGGTAACAACAATAACATTATTTCGCTAAGAAATGGGAGCGCAGTTTCAGAGCTGTTGGAAATAAGCGAAAGGTTTGGTTGGGATAACGGAGATAAGGTGGGTTGGAGCAGAGTCAGTTTTGAACTTTTGGGTACCTCTAAAGGCGGTAGAATTCCAAGAGTAAGCAAAAATggtggaaaagagagagagttgggCGTGAATAAGAGGGAAAAGGTTGAGGATTTATCGAAAGGTgaagagaggaggagggagagaagagagagaatgaagaTGAAGACGGAAGGGAGAAAGGAGTGCAAGGTTTATGAGAAAAGCTATGGAGATGATGTGATGACAGTTCATGAAAGGGATAGAGGAAATAGTCGTCAAGATGG